The genomic DNA acgcccaccacgctCTCAGCAGAAACATGATAGAAACTAGACAAGACAAAGCAAGGCAAGGTAAGGCATGGAGCATACAGGGGCAAAAGCACGGGGAAAAGTGCCAGGGATAGTGTCACAGTACACAGTACTACAAGttaggccaatgctcaggcactggTGGTGAGGAGGGCTGGCTGACCCAGCAATTAGGCTCCTGTTTGGAATAGGCTGAAAAGGCCAGGTGATATGTAATAAGCAAGCCAGGTAGCTGCTCATCTGACCCAATGGTTAAATTGTGGAGCCCGACTTACATTgtatccctccccctccctccctctttcTACCCCCTTGAGTTCTGTCTCCCCTTTCCCTCCCTTAAGAACGAGATATAGGACAAAGGAATTTATTAATACAGATCTGTACTTTATTGATGTTGTTTCATACAAATTCATGTAAACCTGTACTTTTATAAACAACTAAGCAATGATTGGTTTCAGTCCACCCACCCACCCTTCCAATCTTTGTGCAGCTTTGTTGTATATCTACGAACACCACTGTGTGTTTATGGCTCTGATTTGCCCCACTCTCATGCTGATCCATCGaaatacaaactaattttttaaaaatcatttttgatgttactagtcctttgaTGTATATTCCTAGTTGTCTATCtaggtttttaaaaatattttttgatgttactggtcctttaatgtttcTTCCTAGTTGTCTATCTAGGTTTTCTTGTTACttcttgattgtttcagaaaaccAAATTAGTAATTCTGACAAGAAAAGCGCAAAACGAACAAAGTAAAATAGGGCCATTGGTTTGTAAATGACCTCTTTAGCTTTTCCATCTCTTTTGGCTCCTTCTTTAGATTCGCTTACAGCCTCTAGGGTCTTTATGGCTTGAGCACCAGTATTGGCTGCCGTTGCTGTGATTTCAGTTTTTGGGGTGAAATCAGAAATGGATAACTGTTCAAGAGCATCAAAGAACAGTTCTTCGTCTGAGCTATCTTTGGCTTGTGAGACCGGCTCTGTAGCATCAGATGTCTCTATATTGCACTCAGTGACCTTTTCCTCATCATTGGATAAGGCGTCACTCACCTCCTTTTTGTCTACTGAAGCTGGTTCCTCAGCATTTGCTGAGTCAATTTCAGCTTGTGAGGCCAACTCTTTGGAATCAGTAGCATCTTTTTTTGCTTCTGCATTCAGATTCTCAGCATTAGCATCACTTTTGTTGCCCCTCTGGAAACTTTTAAGTTCAGCCATTGCTTTCTCaaagtctcccattgatatattTTCTGGTTGTTCTTTAGGTTTGACATCAACTAGAAAGAGAGAATACATTTatctaaatatattatttaaaagccAACACCGAAGTTCCTTAATCTAATTCGGATCAAGTTGCTGGTGTCAATAATAGGCATAAGCATGacatagaaaaataatttgtatgcTCCTTAGAATatagaagagagaagagagagataatTACACCTAACActgttttaaaatacaatattgcCATAGAATCTATCAGTCATGCTTTGCCAACTATATGAAGTAAATAATATCCTGCTATATGTCACATCAAATAAGTGATAAAGAGAATGCCAACTATTTACCTTTCTTAGATTTGGCTGCTCTAACCCTACAAATTACAGCTTGCATCTCTGCTCTGACCATCTTTACATTCTCTAGGTTCCTCACAAATGGATGTTTGAGCAGCTGTTTGGCACTATGTGTAACTTTTGGGTCCTTTTTAAGACAGAGTCCCAAAAAGGAGTTAAATTCAGTAGACCTGTAAAAGCATGGAGCAATAACATAAGTATCTGTACATACGTAACGCTTTCTTTACATATACATTACCTTAAAATATCTGTTGCATCTGCAGGGGGTTACATTTGAATAGtagttttttaaatcatttttttaaagattcagCTTGCACACTGATGACTGTAGCACatagattttctttaaaataggTTTTACTTTGCAACACTTTAGGGATTATTTATAACAACCCGGCACTTACATGTCTCACCTTCCGGCCATTATAAATATCGTGTTGCCAAACACAGGTGGTTGATTGCACCCCTATTACCTCTTTTGTGCTACAGCCAGCATGGAGCCACAGTGCATCAattggtaaaaaaataatatgttgaCTTACCACTTGCTTGGAATTCTTAGTTTGGGAGGATCACAACGTTTGATGCCAGCTAGCAAGCCATCAAGATTGGCCAGTGCTAatggaaaaagaaacaatattttagaaccatttttgttttcaataaggattgattatatcttatttgggatcaagtacaactgtgttaatattaattaaattaattatattgattaaaatggagtctatgggagatggccttcccgtaattctgagtttttccGTAAGatgtttctggataaagaatcttGTACCGGTACTACTATGGATAAACTCAACTTATCACcccaatgtaatgtataaattataaatatccgTCTTGTACGACTTACAGTCATATGGCAAAACCCCCCCCCAGCAAATTAAGTAATGCAAAGTTATTCAAAAGCTCTTTCTCTTCTCTGATTTTCTGCTCACAGCTTTATGTTTTTTGCTTTGCAGCACGTGAGGAATCATGTAACAATACTACTCGCCACAGACACAGATACAGTATAGCCAATTGTTATTGTCCCTAGTTACAGTACTTCAAACTAACAACATATACTGCAGGAAACAAAGTCTGGCTTTTACTTACGGTCTCTTCCTTCTGCCATCTCTATGGCCGTGATCCCCAAAGACCATAAGTCGCACtacaaatgaaaaggaaaattaCTAAATACAGTAGTTTGGCCTTTaaataatattcaaataatttgtcaGGAATCCCATGTGTCTCCTGTATCCTGAATTAATCTCACTAGTATTGATTTCTGCAAGTAGTAGCTATGTAGGGCTTACATGAGCTAACATTtcaatttaaagggacattttacaGTCCTTACTACTGCTCATTTGTTTTGCTATACTCCACAATGTGAAAGTCATAATGGCCCTGATAAGAGACCCGAGAcagatgaaaataatttttatgtccCATTTGCTAGAAATTTAGATAACATAAATAAGTCAGCACTTATATACTTCAGTAAACTACTTTGGCTTTTATACTTGCAATCCACACACTTCTTCTATTACCAGCTAAACTGAAAAGCCATTTGCAGGCCCAATGGCAGTATggtatgtagtaattatcttacCTTGCAGCCGTATGATTCAGTATCATCCTCTGAACATGTCCAAACCTCTGGCGCAAGCCATTGAGGTGTTCCAACTGGGTCCTTACAGGCACCACGTAGGCCCTTCAGCTTCTGGCTGATTCCAAAATCAACTGAAATCATAAATCATAACATAATTATATATCCCAGATGCCAAATAGAACATTtgagaaaaatgtgcaaataatcAAAGGCAAATCCCCCAATATAGTGATTTATACAGGTAGTATTAAAAGGGCATCAGCTaattgttttttctgtatttaaaatgacaaaacaaaGTGGACTAGAAATAGTATGCATTATGTTAAGTGTATTTTCCTTTAGCAAATTTTCACTTACTCAATCGAACACTAGCATCTTCGGTTAGTGCGATATTATGACCCTTTACGTCGTTGTGCACAACACGATTATTGTGAAGGTATTTCAAGGCCTGGtagagttaaaaagaaaaaagtccaaattaaaaaacatatatttcctTCTACTTAAACTATAATAGACCATAATAGACATAATAGACCGTAGACTATAATAGACATATTGTTCTAATGCCAAGAATAATCCTAAATAGGTGAAAATTGACATACCTTTAAAACTTCCCGAATTATGTAGGCAATCCAATGCTCAGGAAGTGTCCCTGTGATTGTATTCTCCATGATGTCTTTTACTGTGCCACCTCCGCAATATTCCATTGCAATCTACAGTAtagattaaaaatatacatatttttaaggtATGgttctgattttatttattaattaacacaaggtaataaatgttttcatttagttAGTCAACCTTTATAGCTGAATAACATCAGAAGATAACAATGTCTTACCCATAGGTTACCCATTGGTTGCAAATACACTCCAAAGAACGATGCTATGTTCTCAtgctttgaatattttttgaGGAGTTGAATCTCGTTGTTGATTTCCTTTTCGGTATTCTAGGTAAAAGAAATTCCAGTTAATCCAGTGCAAATTTCTCATATTTCAAAGTATAGTAATAATGTATCACACATACAGTACTCCTTACAACTAGACTATATTTAATGGAAGAATACCCTTCTTAAAATATGATGTAATATTATCAATTTAAAATTCATACCGTTTTATCATCGAGAACTTTGATGGCTACTGTTTCATTGGTTTCAAGATGGCgtccctgtaaaaaaaaagatgtttgttaTTATGTTCATCTATACATATTCATCATTCATGAatcactttatttaatatattaaacgAATGACTAATAAGGGGGATAAAAGGATTTGATAGAAGGAAAAGGATAATCAATTGCAGGTTTCTAGCTTCATGCAATCTTCTATAATAACAActtgataaattatttttaaatttagagCACCACAAATATGGAATGAAGTACAGGGTTGGTGTGTAGCCAGGCATAGCCCAACTGAaagcaaaaaaatttatttttaaactattaaaatTCAGCATTTAGATGCTGGCTTAGGATGCTCACCTTGTAAACCTTGCCAAATGCACCTTCTCCAACAATGTTTTCCAGCTCTAGTTTTCCACTAGGATCctagaaaattaaaatatgtcAATATTGTCAATGTTTTTATACtttgaaacaaaatgaaaaaaggtcACCAAACTCTGACAtgcacttatttatataaaaactttttGCATAAGTTGTGAACAAAAAATGGTTGCAGTCAGTAATTAATCACCTTGATTTAACCGCATCATTAAGGATTTTATAAAGTcttttattgttatagaaaagAACAGTCAACGCGTATCTGCTCACCTCATATTCAGTTATGATTTTTGATGACTTTCTTCTTGTAGACAAACAGGAACGAACTATCTTTCTAAGTCTTCTTagcattttttctttgtaaagtctcttttacagtttaaataatataacaaataaaagatctgtaaaggaaaaaaacaataatgtttatgttttcagctttattttttaaacctaaaTAAAGTTCCATGATTAATATAGATGAGAGATACCATAATGCTTAACTGCAGGCACCAAAAGCAAATTATCATTGCAAGAACAAAACTGATATTGTGATATTGTGCACACAGatatggtatctattatccagaaagctgcacaATAATAAGTTTCCTACAGAGTACACTGAAAGCAAACAATGATTCATATTTGACAGATTTTGGgtttttgttataataataaaatagcaccatGTCCAGGTAACAAGAAGACCATCTTCCATAAAGCCcattttaagtaaaataattgtaattctTAAACATTTCCCTTAGCATAAATACTTTCCATTTAGTTTTATGAAATgtctgaatatttatattttattaatatagtgtAGAATGAGTATCTATCacctatcatttatctatctatctatctatctatctatctatctatctatctatctatctatctatctatctatctatctatagtctATCTATCgataatttatttttctatctatattctatttatatctatctattatctatctatattctatctatctatctattgtatctatctatattatcgatctatctatctatcttttatctatagctatctatattctatctatctattatctatctatcaatctatctatcatctatctatctacatgctatatctatctatctatcatctatctatctatctatctatctatctatctatctatctatctatctatctatctatctattgtatctatctatattatcaatatatcaatcgatcaatctatatatcatctatctatctatctatctatctatctatctattgtatctatattatcgatctatctatctgtctatctatctctctattgtatctatctattgtatctatctatctttctatctatttatctatctatattctgtcgatatctatctatctatctatcatatgtctgtctatcatctattgaTATTGCTGTTAATAGAATTATATTCcaaatcatatttaaataattaataatattaccATTAAACCAAtattatagttacagtatatataaactgtagactaataaactttttttcttaaGTCTTATTAAATCCCTGggtgcatttattatttttgtatatatataaatagtatatatagGTAATGattgcatttcatttattttatgttgctTAAAGCAATAGTCAAAATCAATAGTGACATAAAGAGCTATAAAGTATAAACTTATATCACAATTTAGTCTGTTTAATCAAcacaatatgtactgtatatagagagatTTTGCTAAGGTCTTTACCTTTCCTGTGCAAGACAGAAATGATCTCTGATCTCTGATAATGATGATATCTGTTGTATTTCAGGCATCAAGTTAACTCTGTTGACTCTAGGCTCCGCCCCTTACATTGTGATATCATAATGATGACAATCCATTTGCTCTGAATGATCGTCACATGATCGTCACATGATCGTCACATGATCGTCACATGACcattccattgtgatgtcataatgtcaaaATGCATGATGTAATACAACATTAAAGGGGCTCtttattgaatttaaattttttctagtCATGAGTTTTTAttgagaaaactcaaatttttggtgaaaaaaagtcatgtaaaagtcatgcTTAAGTCATGTAAAACCAATGGGAGATGATccttttacaattagaagatgttcTTTGCCTTAATGATTTTTGGCTGTTTGATACTGGTTTTcgtttgaaaatttgaaaaattctaggttttcaGGAAACATTTCAAAAAAGTCTCACGATTAAAATTGTTGCACAACTTTGGGCACGTACAATTTCTGTTTATGTTTTTTAAGAAATTAAGCCAAATcctggttgggagttaggtcaaatatttatttttaaaataatgagtaaAATTTGGGTATTAATAAGtaccccccttaatgttttgctttgccaaaccAAGCTACAGCCTTAAAATAGCAgagttttacaaaattttcagtggtttcataaaaatttttgtgaagcaaaatgcattgtagtacaggtataggatccgttatccagaaacccattatccagaaaacgtacagaatttaaaaaaataatttctgtttacTCAgtcttaataaaacagtaccttgtaattgatccaaatgaaaatattattaatcctcatttgaagcaaaatcagcctattgggtttatttcatgtttaaatgattttcaaaaatttcatgatttatcaaaatgtaaaattagagctcaccgcagaaaactttatttactttcttttcattcctatgggaattttaGAAGTGTTTTTATTGATGGCTGgagttcactgtttgataaatatacttctaaatatcccataggaTTAATGGATCGCTGGAGCGAAGTTTTGTGCATGCGTAGTCGTGCGcgcactgagccggcgccgtggcccgccaggttgccttgggcgcctggctgggttggcccagctctgaCTGTGTTTGACCTCTAAAAAATTGCAAGTCCTTTCCAACAAGTGCTGTGAGGTCCTCGATGTATTAGATAAAAGAGGAGCATATATAGTTGCATTGCATTAAAGGTCGCCCCATTGATATTCTTTCTGGGTATCTGGAGGGAACTGAACACTAGGAGAAAGGACTATACCTTCTATTCAAACCCACACAACACGTATTCTTGTATTAACCATGTTTGGGTTTGttaacaaattaaaaattctCATAACTCCATGGTCCGTTCAATTATCATTATGATTAGTCCTCTCTAGCCAAACTAGAAACTtaagaaaatcaaaataaaatgaaactagGGAGCACTGtcagcttggcccagccctgaatatagtaacccaaaaaaaagtccaaaaagtgAAAAATCTGCTGAAAATGACCTGCCCCAGTTGGCTGTATACAAAAAAGAATTTGtcaaaatactgaaaaatttaattaatttctagAAGGGGGACGTGTCCTCCATGCTCAGTTCACCCGATTCCAGACTAAACTGTTCCAATTATAGCCTAATATCAATCATGAATAATGATGTGCAAATGTATTCGttaggcatggattcgcagcaaatttcaGCACTTTGccaactgcaatttttttcgtgaaactgctgcaaaaaattgctgcaacaaaaaaattgttgcacaccaaaattgtcacacgtcaaaattattttgacagccattgactttaatgcacttggacaaaacAGTCGCACGTGTaaaaaattttcacagttttgcaaattttttggcaaaacgaaatgtGACAGATTTTCTCATCACTAATCATGAACATAGATGTAAAAATACTAATGAAAATTCTAGTTGAGCGCCTGAACTCCTTCTTGCCTGTTATAATACGTAGAGATTGAGTGGGTTTTGTACTTAAACGCCAGGCATCGAACAGCATGAGGAGGGCCCTGAACTTATGCATATACATATGATCCATTCCAAGACCACTCCTGGCTTATTGCTGTCCTTCGACCATTCCTTTTATCATCAGGAGACAAGGATACCCGCTATCCCCAAAACTGTTTATCTTGGCCCTGAGCTCCTGAATGTACTCATTTGGGATAAGATTAATGGCACGGATCATTTCAAAGTATGCAAATTGTATCCTCATGTTAATAATGAAGCCACTTACTACCTACCTAATTTGATTCATATATGTAGTAAATTTGCTGACTTCTCAGTCTTTGGGATTAACTTTTATTCCATTGCCACACAACATGTAATTGCCTAATTGCAGTTAAGCtgcgtttgtgagtgtttccaaacTTTGCTACAAATTGAATCTATAAGGGATGCCAGAGGCGGAGCATCCAAGGAACCACCACAAGAATCGTTTGAATTaacgctaatcagtgtaaaaacCCTTTTTGGAGAAATCCGTATTCCGACCggtgcctgtctgactcttctgattgatAGTGTCCAAAAAGAgatctggctctcgcacacccttgtaAGAGGTAATTATAAtgctgtctggtgcacaatggtagaggtccaggaACCCCAAATCCAATCTAGAAGTCAAacaatccagaggcacacagaactgatgcaagcaaggaacaccttgcatgTTTATTGCGGAATAGCAGTGCAATTCCACAATAAACATGCAAGGTGTTTGGAATAGGCTGAAAAGGCCAGGTGATATGTAATAAGCAAGCCAGCTAGCTGCTCACCTGACCCAATGGTTAAATTGTGGAGCCAGAAATCCAAAGGTctctggcttgaatcccagcagatcCTTACACAGACCACACACTATCGGTTAATAGAATCCTGAACATAAATAGATATACAATGATTCTTATCACTCAAATCTTCACTGCAGTAGAAGTTAACCATTGCCAGATAATAGAAATCCCCACTATTACCTATACAGTAACTAAAtaatcaggggtgatcctggcccctccgctgcctgaggcagcttggtgttgctgccccccccccccggtgcacTCACTTTTTTGGTACGGGGGGGTCCACGAGgtcggtggaggggccaggacactagcgcagagagcataattgcgctctctacACTAAATTTCTGATtgaaaaaccagaaattcagctcttaaagtaccaggagcggcatttttggtGGAGAGCCCCAGTAAATAATATGTTTAATTGGAAAATGGACAAGGATCCTAAATAATGATGGGAGCTCTGTTACCTCTTTTGGTATGAGCTCTACCTTCCACTCTAATTAAATACTTGGGGAAAGAAAGACTGGTTACATCAGTGTGGAAGCTGAAATCCTGCAGaataaaatatactgcatacATTTTCCATGCAACTTTACGTGCATTTTGGGAAATCTTTTACTGATATATGCTCTATTAATGATTGATTTTTCATGTAAACCCTGTGACCTAAAGCTGGTGGAGGCTCCCTTTTGTTTTGATCCAAATAATTTTCTTCTTTACTCCTTTACTTCCTTAGTATTTGCCCTCTAGAActaggggaaacaatttttttagctctttaatttatcaaaaagtttatatattttaagcCTTTGTTCTCTGTTTTATATAAATGCTGTAATCAAATGAATCCTATGCTACCAGATACTCTAAACTTTAAATCTTTTTGTCAGCTTGGCACTTTGAAGCTCCCCATAgaagcgacgattcttcttgccgaacgaccgattttagggaagctcGACCAATcgttcgaaattatcgtgcggttagtgagattcgaacgatcgtacatcttacgatttttcggccgacatctgtgaGGAAATTgttcggccaggtcaaaaaatctttgtcggtcccagtgcaatctatctatgtttgcagggccaagcaggcagctcccctttgttttcctgccaaattggtctttttagttgatggtaaattcatacgatcgtacgatcgttctgagaagatcgtggtctcatgatcaggatctgatcttttaaaaatctcaacatctatggccagctttagtataaGAATAATCCCGACTTACATTgtatccctccccctccctccctctttcCACCCCTTGAGTTCTGTCTCCCCTTTCCCTCCCTTAAGAACGAGATATAGGACAAAGGAATTTATTAATATAGATCTGTACTTTATTGATGTTGTTTCATACAAATTCATGTAAAACTGTACTTTTATAAACAACTAAGCAATGATTGGTTTCAGTCCACCCACCCACCCTTCCAATCTTTGTGCAGCTTTGTTGGATATCTACGAACACCACTGTGTGTTTATGGCTCTGATTTGCCCCACTCTCATGCTGATCCATCGAAATACAAACTAattgtttaaaaatcatttttgatgttactggtcctttgatGTATATTCCTAATTGTCTATCtaggttttttaaaaatattttttgatgttactggtcctttaatgtttcTTCCTAGTTGTCTATCTAGGTTTTCTTGTTACttcttgattgtttcagaaaaccAAATTAGAAATTCTGACAAGAAAAGCGCAAAACGAACAAAGTAAAATAGGGCCATTTGATTGTAAATGACCTCTTTAGCTTTTCCATCTCTTTTGGCTCCTTCTTTAGATTCGCTTACAGCCTCTAGGATCTTTATGGCTTGAGCACCAGTATTGGCTGCCGTTGCTGTGATTTCAGTTTTTGGGGTGAAATCAGAAATCGATAACCGTTCGAGAGCATCAAAGAACAGTTCTTCGTCTGAGCTATCTTTGGCTTGTGAGACCGGCTCTGTAGCATCAGATGTCTCTATATTGCACTCAGTGACCTTTTCCTCATCATTGGATAAGGCGTCACTCACTTCCTTTTTGTCTACTGAAGCTGGTTCCTCAGCATTTGCTGAGTCAATTTCAGCTTGTGAGGCCAACTCTTTGGAATCAGTAGCATCTTTTTTTGCTTCTGCATTCAGATTCTCAGCATTAGCATCACTTTTGTTGCCCCTCTGGAAACTTTTAAGTTCAGCCATTGCTTTCTCAAAGTCTCCCGTTGATATCTTTTCTGGTTGTTCTTTAGGTTTGACATCAACTAGAAAGAGAGAATACATTTatctaaatatattatttaaaaggcAAC from Xenopus laevis strain J_2021 chromosome 5S, Xenopus_laevis_v10.1, whole genome shotgun sequence includes the following:
- the LOC121394117 gene encoding traf2 and NCK-interacting protein kinase-like, coding for MLRRLRKIVRSCLSTRRKSSKIITEYEDPSGKLELENIVGEGAFGKVYKGRHLETNETVAIKVLDDKTNTEKEINNEIQLLKKYSKHENIASFFGVYLQPMGNLWIAMEYCGGGTVKDIMENTITGTLPEHWIAYIIREVLKALKYLHNNRVVHNDVKGHNIALTEDASVRLIDFGISQKLKGLRGACKDPVGTPQWLAPEVWTCSEDDTESYGCKCDLWSLGITAIEMAEGRDPLANLDGLLAGIKRCDPPKLRIPSKWSTEFNSFLGLCLKKDPKVTHSAKQLLKHPFVRNLENVKMVRAEMQAVICRVRAAKSKKVDVKPKEQPENISMGDFEKAMAELKSFQRGNKSDANAENLNAEAKKDATDSKELASQAEIDSANAEEPASVDKKEVSDALSNDEEKVTECNIETSDATEPVSQAKDSSDEELFFDALEQLSISDFTPKTEITATAANTGAQAIKTLEAVSESKEGAKRDGKAKEVIYKPMALFYFVRFALFLSELLIWFSETIKK